A part of Deinococcus aerolatus genomic DNA contains:
- a CDS encoding glutamate synthase-related protein produces MPPSRPPSRGEIEAARQQGLYAGREHDACGVGFVAHIKGLKGHSIIQQGLKILENLDHRGAVGADPLMGDGAGLLIQIPDAFYRAQMALQNVTLPPAGDYGVGMIFLPKEIASRRACEQELERAVLAEGQLVLGWRDVPVNREMPMSPTVRAKEPVIRQIFIGAGPDTLVPDALERKLYVIRRRASNAIRALNFTHGAEYYVPSMSCRTVIYKGLLLATQVGEYYLDLQDHAVVSALALVHQRFSTNTFPEWPLAHPYRMVAHNGEINTVKGNFNWMRAREGVMSSPVLGDDLKKIYPVSFEGESDTATFDNALELLTLAGYPMAHAAMMMIPEAWEDNPLLDDRRRAFYEYHAALMEPWDGPAAMVFTDGRQVGAMLDRNGLRPARYIQTRDDLVILASESGVLPIPESRIVKKWRLQPGKMFMVDLEAGRIIEDEELKAQYASAKPYRQWVDNTRVPLADAEEMGTVGTFSETLLDRQQAFGYSQEDLKFLMGPMAKSGEEGLGSMGNDSPLAVLSARSKPLYSYFRQLFAQVTNPPIDPIRESVVMSLVSFVGPRPNLLDINAVNPQMRLEVAQPILDFDDMARVRSISEHTRGKFSAYELDITYPAEWGARGIEAKLATINAWAVDAIDNGHNIIIISDRRVDRERVAIPALLALSSVHHHLVRAGLRMKVGLVVETGDAREVHHFAALAGYGAEAIHPYLALETLIDLHTEIPGMPNLSDIPPAKAMRNYIKAIGKGLSKIMSKMGVSTYMSYCGAQLFEAMGLQTDFVEKYFRGTATQIGGIGIFEVAEEVLRTHTAAFGADPVLARGLDAGGEYAWRVRGEEHMWTPDAIAKLQHATRSGSASTYEEYARIINDQSRRHMTLRGLFEFKTSEATPVPIEEVESAAEIVKRFATGAMSLGSISTEAHTTLAVAMNRIGGKSNTGEGGEDPARYERELRGESIGEGETLAGILGVSANGERRVEVDYPLEPGDSLRSRIKQVASGRFGVTTGYLGSADQIQIKMAQGAKPGEGGQLPGGKVSEYIGFLRHSVPGVGLISPPPHHDIYSIEDLKQLIHDLKNVNPRADISVKLVSEVGVGTVAAGVAKCKADHIVIAGHDGGTGASPWSSIKHAGTPWEMGLAETQQTLVLNRLRDRVRVQTDGQLKTGRDVVVAALLGADEFGFATAPLVVQGCIMMRKCHLNTCPVGVATQDPVLRARFTGKPEHVINYFFFVAEEVRAIMASLGLRSFDELIGRSDLLDTRAGIDHWKAQGLDFSRLFFRADLPDVGRRHTGTQDHGLEGALDRILIEKCRPAIEKGERVHFLQDVRNVNRSVGAMLSGELIRVRPEGLPDQTVFIQMEGTGGQSFGAFLAPGLTLYLIGDANDYAGKGLSGGRVVVRPSIEFRGDARQNIITGNTALYGATAGEAFLRGVAGERFAVRLSGAKAVVEGTGDHGCEYMTGGTVVVLGQTGRNFAAGMSGGVAYVFDEDGSFEKRCNHSMVSLHRVQPADEQMQSADVASLHGGEADETQLRTLIEGHHRWTGSAIASDILDDWDNARKRFVKVFPLEYQRALKERAAAQKEAGTVQAADTTGMGAGAGRKGGQGTLTQ; encoded by the coding sequence CGTGCCCAGATGGCCCTGCAGAACGTGACCCTGCCCCCTGCCGGGGACTACGGCGTGGGCATGATCTTCCTGCCCAAGGAAATCGCCTCGCGCCGGGCCTGCGAGCAGGAACTGGAGCGGGCCGTCCTCGCCGAGGGGCAACTGGTGCTGGGCTGGCGTGACGTTCCGGTTAACCGCGAGATGCCCATGAGTCCCACCGTGCGCGCCAAGGAACCCGTGATCCGCCAGATCTTCATCGGGGCGGGGCCGGACACCCTCGTTCCCGACGCGCTGGAGCGCAAGCTGTACGTCATCCGTCGCCGCGCCAGCAACGCCATTCGCGCACTGAATTTCACGCACGGGGCGGAGTATTACGTGCCCAGCATGTCGTGCCGCACGGTCATCTACAAGGGCCTGCTGCTGGCCACCCAGGTGGGCGAGTATTACCTGGACTTGCAAGATCATGCGGTGGTGTCGGCCCTGGCCCTGGTGCACCAGCGCTTTTCCACCAATACCTTTCCCGAATGGCCGCTGGCGCACCCCTACCGCATGGTGGCCCACAACGGCGAGATCAACACCGTCAAGGGCAACTTCAACTGGATGCGAGCGCGCGAGGGCGTGATGTCCTCTCCGGTGCTGGGCGATGATCTGAAGAAGATCTACCCGGTGTCCTTCGAGGGCGAGTCCGACACCGCCACTTTCGATAACGCGCTGGAACTGCTGACGCTGGCGGGCTACCCGATGGCCCACGCCGCCATGATGATGATTCCCGAGGCCTGGGAGGACAACCCCCTGCTCGATGACCGCCGCCGCGCCTTCTACGAGTACCACGCGGCCCTCATGGAACCCTGGGACGGCCCCGCCGCGATGGTCTTTACCGACGGGCGGCAGGTGGGCGCGATGCTGGACCGCAACGGCCTGCGCCCCGCGCGCTACATCCAGACCCGCGACGATCTGGTGATTCTGGCCTCCGAATCCGGCGTGCTGCCGATTCCCGAAAGCCGCATCGTCAAGAAGTGGCGCCTGCAGCCCGGCAAGATGTTCATGGTGGACCTGGAGGCCGGGCGCATCATCGAGGATGAGGAACTGAAGGCGCAGTACGCCTCGGCCAAGCCGTACCGCCAGTGGGTGGACAACACCCGCGTCCCGCTGGCCGACGCCGAGGAAATGGGTACCGTCGGCACCTTCAGCGAGACGCTGCTGGACCGCCAGCAGGCCTTCGGCTACAGCCAGGAGGACCTCAAGTTTCTGATGGGGCCGATGGCAAAAAGCGGGGAAGAGGGCCTGGGCTCGATGGGCAACGACTCGCCGCTGGCGGTGCTGTCGGCGCGCAGCAAGCCGCTGTACTCGTACTTCCGGCAGCTGTTCGCGCAGGTAACCAACCCGCCCATCGACCCGATTCGCGAATCGGTGGTCATGAGTCTGGTGTCGTTTGTCGGGCCGCGCCCCAACCTGCTGGACATCAACGCGGTAAACCCGCAGATGCGCCTGGAAGTCGCGCAGCCGATTCTTGACTTCGACGACATGGCCCGCGTCCGCTCCATCAGCGAACACACGCGCGGCAAGTTCAGCGCCTACGAGCTGGACATCACCTACCCTGCCGAGTGGGGAGCGCGCGGCATCGAGGCCAAACTCGCCACCATCAACGCGTGGGCGGTGGACGCCATCGATAACGGCCACAACATCATCATCATCTCTGACCGCCGGGTGGACCGGGAGCGCGTGGCGATTCCGGCGCTGCTGGCGCTGTCCAGCGTGCACCACCATCTGGTCCGGGCGGGCCTGCGGATGAAAGTCGGACTGGTGGTGGAAACCGGGGACGCCCGCGAGGTGCATCACTTCGCCGCGCTGGCCGGGTACGGCGCAGAGGCCATTCACCCGTACCTGGCCCTGGAAACGCTGATCGACCTGCACACCGAGATTCCGGGGATGCCCAACCTGAGCGACATTCCCCCGGCCAAGGCCATGCGCAACTACATCAAGGCCATCGGCAAGGGCCTGAGCAAGATCATGTCCAAGATGGGCGTCAGCACGTACATGTCGTACTGCGGCGCGCAGCTGTTCGAGGCGATGGGCCTGCAGACCGACTTCGTGGAAAAGTATTTCCGGGGCACGGCCACGCAGATCGGCGGCATCGGCATCTTCGAGGTGGCCGAGGAAGTTCTGCGGACCCACACGGCGGCTTTCGGGGCGGACCCGGTGCTGGCGCGTGGGCTGGACGCGGGCGGCGAGTACGCCTGGCGCGTGCGCGGCGAGGAGCACATGTGGACGCCGGACGCCATCGCCAAGCTGCAGCACGCCACCCGCAGCGGTTCGGCCAGCACCTACGAGGAATACGCCCGCATCATCAACGATCAGAGCAGGCGCCACATGACCCTGCGCGGCCTGTTCGAGTTCAAAACGTCAGAGGCGACGCCCGTGCCGATCGAAGAGGTGGAAAGCGCCGCCGAGATCGTCAAACGCTTCGCCACCGGGGCCATGAGCCTGGGCAGCATCTCCACTGAGGCGCACACCACGCTGGCCGTTGCCATGAACCGGATTGGCGGCAAGTCCAACACCGGGGAGGGCGGCGAGGACCCGGCCCGCTATGAGCGTGAATTGCGCGGCGAGAGCATCGGCGAGGGGGAGACGCTGGCCGGAATCCTGGGCGTCAGCGCCAACGGGGAGCGGCGTGTGGAGGTGGATTACCCGCTGGAACCCGGCGATTCGCTGCGTTCCAGGATCAAGCAGGTGGCCTCCGGGCGCTTTGGCGTGACCACCGGCTACCTGGGCAGCGCTGACCAGATCCAGATCAAGATGGCGCAGGGCGCGAAACCCGGTGAGGGCGGGCAGTTGCCCGGCGGCAAGGTCAGCGAGTACATCGGCTTCCTGCGCCACAGCGTGCCGGGCGTGGGCCTGATCTCGCCGCCGCCGCACCATGACATCTATTCCATTGAGGACCTCAAGCAGCTGATCCACGACCTCAAGAACGTCAACCCGCGTGCCGACATCTCGGTCAAGCTGGTCTCAGAGGTGGGCGTCGGCACGGTGGCGGCGGGCGTCGCCAAGTGCAAGGCCGATCACATCGTGATTGCCGGGCATGATGGCGGTACAGGTGCCTCGCCGTGGAGCAGCATCAAGCACGCTGGGACGCCCTGGGAAATGGGGCTGGCCGAGACGCAGCAGACCCTGGTGCTGAACCGCCTGCGGGACCGGGTGCGGGTGCAGACCGACGGGCAGCTCAAGACCGGGCGCGACGTGGTGGTGGCCGCCCTGCTGGGCGCGGATGAGTTCGGTTTCGCCACCGCGCCGCTGGTGGTGCAGGGCTGCATCATGATGCGCAAGTGCCACCTGAACACCTGCCCGGTGGGGGTGGCGACGCAGGACCCGGTGCTGCGCGCCCGCTTTACCGGCAAGCCCGAACACGTCATCAACTATTTCTTCTTCGTGGCCGAGGAGGTGCGCGCCATCATGGCCTCGCTGGGCCTCCGCAGCTTCGATGAGCTGATCGGGCGCTCGGACCTGCTGGACACCCGCGCCGGAATAGACCACTGGAAGGCGCAGGGCCTGGATTTCAGCCGCCTGTTCTTCCGCGCTGACCTGCCCGACGTGGGCCGCCGCCACACCGGCACGCAGGATCACGGGCTGGAGGGGGCGCTGGACCGCATCCTGATCGAGAAATGCCGCCCCGCCATCGAGAAAGGCGAGCGCGTGCATTTCCTTCAGGACGTGCGGAACGTCAACCGCTCGGTGGGCGCAATGCTCTCCGGCGAACTGATTCGTGTGCGCCCGGAAGGCCTGCCCGATCAGACTGTGTTTATTCAGATGGAAGGCACCGGTGGCCAGAGCTTCGGCGCGTTCCTGGCTCCGGGCCTGACCCTGTACCTGATTGGCGACGCCAACGACTACGCGGGCAAGGGCCTCAGCGGCGGGCGCGTGGTGGTGCGGCCCAGCATCGAGTTCCGGGGCGACGCGCGGCAGAACATCATCACCGGTAACACCGCCCTGTACGGCGCGACGGCGGGCGAGGCGTTCCTGCGCGGCGTGGCCGGGGAGCGCTTCGCGGTGCGCCTCAGCGGGGCAAAAGCCGTGGTGGAAGGCACCGGCGATCACGGCTGCGAGTACATGACGGGCGGCACGGTGGTGGTGCTGGGCCAGACCGGGCGCAACTTCGCGGCAGGCATGAGCGGCGGCGTGGCATATGTGTTCGACGAGGACGGCAGCTTCGAGAAGCGCTGCAACCACAGCATGGTCAGCCTGCACCGGGTCCAGCCGGCCGACGAGCAGATGCAGAGCGCCGATGTGGCCAGCCTGCACGGCGGCGAGGCCGACGAGACGCAGCTTCGCACGTTGATCGAGGGCCACCACCGCTGGACGGGTTCGGCCATCGCCAGCGATATTCTCGACGACTGGGACAACGCCCGCAAGCGCTTCGTGAAGGTCTTTCCGCTGGAATA